In the Leptospira sp. WS4.C2 genome, one interval contains:
- a CDS encoding Fic family protein, giving the protein MAKIKQKFRLDWNYHSNAIEGNSLTFGETKTFLLHGNTASGKPLKDHLEIQGHNEAILELEEIVKGNVQLTEHRIRSFHQLILREPYTIKAITLDGLETTKQIIPGKYKTQPNHVLTATGERFYFTEPNLVPIEMENLLDWFEKNQNNDDIHPLILSATFHDTFIRIHPFDDGNGRMARILMNLILMMKGYPPVIIKTEDKENYYRALRQADGGDLNSFIEYIGKQLIHSLELMIRGAKGESIEDDDDIDKRLKLLLGQISEEKRNSVKVKRNSNLVYLAMKETFIPFIDSLINKYLFKMKDFFLDISCEISSNVNNSQTYTFKNIDLYKKEIEEFYKENKDKHPTNITININLKGFKHDAKGVNLTLKSYVYFNFQEYNFTISTSHPEISELTLLYDNQVSTKIIEGFAKSLANHWTSRLEEYVTGIISI; this is encoded by the coding sequence ATGGCGAAAATCAAACAAAAATTTCGGTTGGATTGGAACTATCATTCCAATGCCATCGAAGGCAATTCACTCACTTTCGGGGAAACCAAAACATTTTTATTACATGGAAATACAGCATCCGGAAAACCATTAAAAGACCACCTTGAAATCCAAGGTCACAATGAAGCCATCTTAGAGTTGGAAGAAATTGTAAAAGGTAATGTTCAACTCACAGAACATAGAATTCGTAGTTTCCATCAATTGATCTTAAGAGAACCATACACCATAAAAGCTATAACTTTAGATGGACTGGAAACAACGAAACAAATCATTCCAGGCAAATACAAAACCCAACCCAATCATGTTTTGACTGCAACTGGGGAAAGGTTTTACTTTACAGAACCTAACCTTGTCCCGATAGAGATGGAAAATTTGCTCGATTGGTTTGAAAAAAATCAAAACAACGATGATATCCATCCATTAATATTATCTGCAACTTTCCATGATACCTTCATCCGTATTCATCCATTTGATGATGGAAATGGCAGAATGGCGCGTATCCTTATGAATTTAATTTTGATGATGAAAGGTTACCCTCCCGTAATTATCAAAACAGAAGATAAGGAAAATTACTACCGAGCACTTAGACAAGCCGATGGTGGTGATTTGAATTCATTTATCGAATACATCGGTAAACAATTAATACACTCTTTAGAATTGATGATACGAGGTGCCAAGGGAGAATCAATTGAAGATGATGATGATATCGACAAACGATTGAAATTATTACTCGGACAAATTAGTGAAGAAAAGAGAAATTCTGTAAAAGTAAAAAGAAATTCTAATCTTGTATATCTGGCCATGAAAGAAACATTCATTCCATTCATTGACTCTTTGATTAATAAATATTTATTCAAAATGAAAGACTTCTTTTTAGACATTTCATGTGAAATTTCATCTAATGTAAACAATTCTCAAACCTATACTTTTAAGAATATTGATCTCTACAAAAAAGAAATTGAAGAATTTTATAAAGAAAATAAAGATAAACATCCAACTAACATCACAATTAACATCAACTTAAAAGGATTTAAACATGACGCGAAGGGAGTCAATTTAACTCTAAAAAGTTATGTTTACTTTAATTTTCAAGAATACAATTTTACGATTAGCACAAGCCATCCAGAAATTTCTGAGTTAACCTTGTTGTATGACAATCAAGTATCTACCAAGATAATTGAAGGATTTGCGAAAAGCCTAGCCAACCACTGGACTTCAAGGCTTGAAGAATACGTAACTGGTATAATCTCAATTTAA
- a CDS encoding DUF1579 domain-containing protein, with product MSKSKFEQSLENGPHNQLQNLIGIWSGKTKTWFEKDVLADESDVGATITSLLEGRFISIDYHSSLDGKPFVGKMILGFDIPYQKFTSSWIDSFHMGTQIMLSSGDATMNGFSVTGSYGNPEYGDKLWGWRTEILFISDQEFSLTAFNISPEAEEAKATETFYKRVG from the coding sequence ATGTCAAAAAGCAAATTCGAACAGTCATTAGAGAATGGACCTCACAACCAATTACAAAACTTAATCGGCATTTGGAGCGGGAAAACAAAAACCTGGTTTGAAAAGGATGTTCTTGCAGATGAATCCGATGTTGGAGCAACTATCACTAGCTTGTTGGAAGGTAGATTTATATCTATCGATTATCACAGTAGTTTAGATGGGAAACCCTTCGTAGGAAAAATGATTCTTGGTTTTGACATTCCCTATCAAAAATTCACAAGTTCCTGGATTGATAGTTTCCACATGGGAACACAAATTATGTTATCCAGTGGCGATGCCACGATGAACGGTTTTTCTGTAACAGGTTCTTACGGAAACCCAGAGTATGGTGACAAACTTTGGGGGTGGCGGACTGAAATTTTATTCATTAGTGATCAAGAATTTTCTTTGACCGCGTTCAATATTTCGCCTGAAGCGGAAGAGGCTAAGGCGACGGAGACATTTTATAAACGAGTTGGATGA
- a CDS encoding GyrI-like domain-containing protein, whose translation MEAEIIQVKKKLIVGMKIEMSLSENKTKRLWKNFTPKINLIQNRIDSDLISMATYPSSYFQNFDPSLHFTKWAGVEVVGRTTLPDGLEEMEIPAGLYGCFLYKGLPSAAGPFYQSIFQDWLPKSGYQLDGRPHFEIMGEKYKNDDPNSEELVYIPMALR comes from the coding sequence ATGGAAGCAGAAATCATTCAAGTAAAAAAGAAATTGATTGTTGGAATGAAAATAGAAATGTCTTTATCCGAAAACAAAACTAAAAGGTTATGGAAAAATTTTACTCCAAAAATAAACCTAATACAAAATCGAATCGATTCTGATTTAATTTCGATGGCTACGTATCCATCCAGCTACTTTCAAAATTTTGATCCAAGCCTTCATTTTACCAAATGGGCGGGAGTAGAAGTTGTTGGAAGAACAACTCTACCTGATGGTTTGGAAGAGATGGAGATTCCTGCTGGTCTATATGGTTGTTTTTTATACAAAGGTTTGCCAAGTGCTGCTGGTCCGTTTTATCAATCTATCTTTCAGGATTGGTTGCCTAAGTCGGGATATCAATTGGACGGCCGTCCCCATTTTGAAATAATGGGGGAAAAATACAAAAATGATGATCCTAACTCCGAAGAGTTGGTTTATATACCAATGGCATTGCGTTAA